In Vigna angularis cultivar LongXiaoDou No.4 chromosome 8, ASM1680809v1, whole genome shotgun sequence, one DNA window encodes the following:
- the LOC108343806 gene encoding protein SPIRAL1-like 2: MGRGVSAGGGQSSLGYLFGSGEPASNVQSANQAASGARTQNASAPSPPVEKQQSPAPVEKQQSPAPVEKQIPAGIPGSLKNNYHRADGQNCGNFLTDRPSTKVHAAPGGGSSLGYLFGGPPGN; encoded by the exons ATGGGTCGTGGTGTGAGTGCTGGTGGTGGCCAGAGTTCCTTGGGTTACCTCTTCGGCAGTGGGGAGCCTGCCAGCAATGTTCAAAGTGCTAACCAGGCTGCAAGTGGTGCACGCACTCAAAATGCTAGTGCTCCTTCACCACCAGTTGAGAAGCAGCAAAGTCCAGCACCAGTTGAAAAGCAGCAAAGTCCAGCACCAGTTGAAAAGCAGATTCCTGCTGGAATTCCTGGAAGTCTCAAAAACAATTACCATCGTGCTGATGGCCAAAACTGTGGCAACTTTCTCACT GATCGACCATCTACCAAGGTTCATGCTGCTCCAGGTGGTGGATCTTCCTTGGGATACCTGTTTGGTGGTCCTCCAGGGAACTAA